From the genome of Bdellovibrionales bacterium:
CTTGAGCCTTGAGATGCTCGATACACTGGCGGGTGGCCGACCATTTTCGACTTTCAATCCACTTGTGAGCGCCTTGGGTGACCCGCTTTGATTCTTTAAATTTTTCGCTGAGCTCGATGATATTCAACTGGTGTAGACCAAAAGCCTCCGCGGAACGCATCACGGCGCTGATATTGCCCCGATCATAGATATTTTCCAAAATCACGCTGGCGTTGGGAATTCGATTTTTGACCACGTTCTGAATGCGTGTGAAACGCTCTTCCGTTACATGGGGTTGGAGCCGGCGAACAATTTCATCGAAGGAGAGGAGAATTTTTCTATCGTCCATTTTGGAGTGTAAGTCCCGGGAGTGGAGTTAATAGGGAGGCATATTCTTTTTCTAAAAATGCGGGAAGTTGGAAGCTCGCATAGTGCATGCCCGCCGTGTAATACCTAAAATCGATGGCGGACTGTCGAACTCTTTCCGGTTTGAAATCTCTTAGAGGGCAATACTTTTTAGATGCAAAACTAAATGACCAGTAAGCCCCGGGATAGGTGAGATTAGTGTAGCAGTAAAGATGAGTTTTAGGAAAAACACCTTTTAAGATTTCAAGTAAAGCCCTTTGCATTTTTTGATGATAAAACGGAGATTCGTTCTGGGAAACCACGATTCCGTCGTCGGCTAAACAGCGATGGGCCTGTCTGTAGAAATCTTCGTTGAACAGGGGAGACGCTGGTCCTACGGGGTCGGAGGAGTCGACGATAATGACGTCGAAAGTCTCTTTACAATTTTTGATATAAGCGATTCCGTCTTCGAACAGTAAAGTCAGTTTGGGATTTTCAAGTTCGCAGGCGGTCTCTGGCAGATGGAGCTTGGCCGCCTTGACAACAACCTCATCGATTTCCACCATCACGCATTTTTCCACGGATTTGTGGCGGAGGACTTCGCGAGCGGTGCCACCATCGCCACCACCAATGATCAATACGCGACGAGGATTGGGGTGGACCATCATGGGGACATGAGTGATCATGTCATGATAAATGAACTCGTCCTTCTCCGTGGTCATTACCAGATCATCGTGCGCGAGAAGGCGGCCATGCGTGGCCGTCTGAAAAATTTCGATCTTTTGAAATGCACTGGTTTCTGAAAACAGTTTCGCGCTCACTTTGTAGCGACGACCCATTTCGCTTTCGGCATCGTATTCCTCAAACCATTGTGACATTACAGTTCACTTTCTTGAATGATAAACGCGCCCTCGGTTTCTTCCTGCGGCTTGTAATAGGTCAAGTACTGCGCGTAAAGGCCTGATCGGAGCTTCTGCAAATAGCGGTTCTTAAGAACATACGTGGGAAGATTTACGTCAGGTGTTTTCTCGGTATTAAACAAAACAATATCAAAAGATAAGGGATCAAAAAAATTAACCACATTTTTTGCCCAGTTGGCTTGGTCTTTGGGTGCTATGGCGTTGGTCTCAAAGCTCGTGTAATTTCCCATTTTTTCGGGGGTGACGTGGATGGTGTAATAGTGTCGACCATCAATGGCATTGAGCGAGTAACCACAGGGATCGAAAACATGATCATCGATTTGGCCGCGAACCAACGAGCTAATTTGCGAAAGCTCATGCACGGGCGCTGTGGCCATGGGTAAGTTTTCTTTTTGAAAGAGTTCGATCTTGTTAGTGCGGACCCCATGCATTAAAATTTCCATGGTGTGATCTTGAGTGTTGATCTCTTGCTCTTGATTCGTTGAAAATAAAAATAAGTGATGATCATCTTCAGCGCCAAAGCGCATGGCTTCGCCATCGAACCATTTATTAAGTCGAATCAAATCCTCAAAAAAGTGGCTGGGTTGGTACTGAGGAAAAACTTCGTGCTTACGTTCGTAAAAGAAGGCCTTGATATGTTGAGGTTTAATTTGACTGAGAATCTTTCGCACCGATTGAATTAACTTTGTCCGACCACATGTGATCATAACGACATGGCGGTCATAGACAAAGAGACTCGACTCCGACAGGAGATAAGCGTCCACGTGCTCATTAGAAATCTTGGAGAGAATCTTAGCGCCAGCGGCTCTAACGACATCTTGCCAAAAACTCTCTTTGAGATTGCGTAATAGGGGAGCTGAGTCCTTAAATAGGACTTCAATTTTCTTTTCGGAACCTTCGAAGAACATTGCCGAGAATAAAGCGGAAATCTCCTCTGAAATCAACAGAACGTTTCGGTAAAAAACGGCTTTGAGAGGAGAGAAAAAGAAGTGAATTGTGCAGTGCAATACTCTGGAGCTCTGGTCGAGTGCTCCTCTTCGGCTAAATATTCTTGAAAGCTTCCACAAAGCATTACAATATATTCGTTCATCGGGGGATTCTATCAGTACGACAACCGTGGATTCGTCACCACAAAAGAAGATCGCCATCATTGGCGCCGGCCCAGC
Proteins encoded in this window:
- a CDS encoding RNA methyltransferase, with amino-acid sequence MDDRKILLSFDEIVRRLQPHVTEERFTRIQNVVKNRIPNASVILENIYDRGNISAVMRSAEAFGLHQLNIIELSEKFKESKRVTQGAHKWIESRKWSATRQCIEHLKAQGQKIYVTHLDDQATSIDNVDFSVPFAIAFGNEKDGASPELLELADTRVFIPMQGFVQSFNISVAAALCFYHIRKFGNTPQLTPAQRDELTAKYLIQSIEHWYKYLEN
- the speE gene encoding polyamine aminopropyltransferase — translated: MSQWFEEYDAESEMGRRYKVSAKLFSETSAFQKIEIFQTATHGRLLAHDDLVMTTEKDEFIYHDMITHVPMMVHPNPRRVLIIGGGDGGTAREVLRHKSVEKCVMVEIDEVVVKAAKLHLPETACELENPKLTLLFEDGIAYIKNCKETFDVIIVDSSDPVGPASPLFNEDFYRQAHRCLADDGIVVSQNESPFYHQKMQRALLEILKGVFPKTHLYCYTNLTYPGAYWSFSFASKKYCPLRDFKPERVRQSAIDFRYYTAGMHYASFQLPAFLEKEYASLLTPLPGLTLQNGR